The following DNA comes from Camelina sativa cultivar DH55 chromosome 14, Cs, whole genome shotgun sequence.
AACCCACACCACACATGTGTACATTGTTCCCCCTAGAATATCTCTCCCTGCTGTTTTCCCTTCGTGATTGAAAGCTTGAGATTCAAGAGAGCTTTTGCagagaaagaaaatgattaTTGCACTGCAGAAGCCATGGGACATCCAACTGAGTATTCGGCGCCAATTAAAAAGGAGATTCTGTACACCTTCTTGGTACAATACGGGGAACTGTGACAGCAAACAAAGCAAGACTTTAATAAAGAAATTTCACTTGACTGGTGAAAGATTAAGCAGctgttttgatttgaatgacTATACCTTGAGACAAAATGGTGCAGATACATCCTGGTCGAAGATGCCCAAACATATTACAGGAAGAGACGTGAAAAAGACGCTATATAGAGATAGATACCAGTCATTGTAAGCCGGTGTCGCTGAGAATGATGTGTATGCCTCAtataagaagagagtgaaaccAAATGTAATGTTCTTATAGAAGAAATAACAAATCTGCATTATAAAACAGTCAAATATTGAGAAAACTAGTCAGAGTAAAGGAAAATGAGACTGAAGATCAGCGTCAATCTAAATTTGTAGATTAGACTTGTACCATTTTTGAGATCCGTCTGTAACACCAGTGTCCATGGACCAGTAACAAGCGCTCCAGATATCTGAATTGAGCAATGGCAATGTCGCTGGACATTACAGCCTGAAAAATTATAAGGATTAGTATAGGACAAATATTACCAATAAAAGCTGAAAAAaggtgttttgtttttcttttatcgaACCTGCATTCCTTCCACGCCGCTGATCCCAACTCCTATATCTGCTTCCTGAAGCATTCCAACATCATTTGCGCCATCACCAATTGCCAGTGTAGTCTGACCGCTTCCAGTTTTGACTAGTCTTGTTACCTGTGCAATATGAGTCATGAAAAAACCTAGGCAGGCGCTAAGTATATGACAATTGTGATGGAAGATAAAGTCAGAACTTACCAGTGCCTTCTGTTTTGGTGATGAACGGCAGCAAATCACTGAAGCACAGCCAATGGCCAGCTCAAGGAAGATGCCTTTCATATCTTCCTCCAATGCATAAGCAAGTGATTTTCCATCAATGATTAAAGCAAGAGCCTTAGAGTTTCCACCAGAGGCTTTCAGCTGAGCCTTTCCACTAGTTATCTGACACAGTACACTTTCTTTCAAAGCCTGCAAAAAATAGCCAAATTGATTCATCCATCTACATAATAACTAGTAATACTATTTCAACGCCATCATATCAGTGTTCCAAAATTTTTGTAGTACCTCTGCAATGGCATCTTTTTCTCCGGATTTTTCCAACTGCTGGATTTCAGGGGTCTCCAAGTTAATTACGATCTGCTTCATGTCTCGTCTGAGCAAACTGCAAGCGAAGCTGTCAAAGATACACATGCACAGGTGGGTTCAGAGAGTGACTAAGATTGTATGCACAAGGCTCAAGAGTAAACATAATCTGGTTGTACCCAGAAATCAATACCCAATATTGATAGCAGTCTCCATCTTGTCTCCAGTCAAAACCCAAATCTTTATTCCTGCTTGAGCAAGCTTATCAATGCAATCAGGGACCTGAAtgaaaggaaagagaaagagagaaaagaatttcaattttcttgttCGCCTCTGAAAAACTAACCAATCTATAAATTAGCTTACCCCATTTTGAAGTTTATCCTCGACTGCAGTAGCTCCAAGAAGAACCAAGTTTCTCTCAATCTTCTCTGTTACTTCATCTATCAGTGCTTCTCGATCAGCACTAACTGAATTCTTGGCTTCACTGATTCTCTCAGTGAACATCTCATATTCATTCTCGCCGAGTTCACGATAGGCAAGTATCAAAGTTCTCAATCCAGCATCAGCATACTCGTTGACATGGTCCCGGGTTTCCTTTTCATACTTTCTACCGCGTTCGGAAAGTCTTTCAAACATGACACTGGACGATGAACAAAGTTGAAACTAAGTTCTAAAAGAGATTTATATCTGAATTTCTAAAGTAGGGATCCATACCTGTCTGCCCCTTTACAAAGTAAAAGCAGTTTGCCATCTTGATCCTGCACTATTACTGACATCCTTTTCCTTGAGCTACTGAATTCAAGAACGTTCAGGACTTTATACAACCTGAAAGGGAACACTTTCACTAAAGTCAGAAAGGGACAGAAGCTTCTGatggaataaaataaaaaagagaagatgaacCGACCTTTCAATTCGTTCCCCAGTCACCAGGTCTAGCTCTCTGACGGATATTGTTGTTTGAGTTCGAGAGAAAAATTCAAACCCAAGCTCCCTAGCTGCAATAACAAATGCTGCCTCGTCCGGTGATTCAGCCTCGTAGGAGACCTTTCCAGTATCTTCATCCACTTCAGGTATAACTGTATGGCATACTGCCAATAATTGAAAGAATTTCTGAATGACATCAGCATGCGTTTCTGTGACCCACTTTCCATCCATTACCCTTTCATCTCTAAAGTTGAATCCTTTCACAACCGGTTCTGCAGAAACAACATCCTCGGTACTAATTCCGTTGCTCTGATTCACCAAAGCAGAACCTTTTCTCCTATCCATAGCCATCTCCACCTCTGTTACACCACGTCCATAGGCTGTCCCAGCAATAGAACACTTGATGAACTCCATGGAGTTACAAGTCAATGTTCCCGTCTTATCTGAAAGAATTGTACCCACTTGCCCAAGTTCTTCATTCAGATTGGAAGTACGTGCATGTGCAGGTTTGTCAGCTTCCTCATAATACATATGGATATCCCGATTGATGAAGATACTCTGAACAACCTTGACAATCTCTATTGATACATACAAGGATATAGGTATAAAATAACTGTTTAACATTAGCGCCGTTAGAAAGTGAAACATTGCAGCCATAGACACCCTCTTCGGGTCAAAGAAGATGGTTGAATCATCTGGTTTCAGATACCATCTTTTCATTACGCCATTCTGGAAATCTTCTCTTGTTGAGATTCCAaataaaaccgaaccaaaaaatgCTAATGAAATTACCATAAGGAACATCAGGTATATAATCTTATCCATCTTCCTCTCGATCATGCTTCTCTTAGACGGAGGCTCTCTTGAATTCTGGACAACTTTTGTATCAGGTCCTGTGAAGATAACAACCCCATAGATATAGTCTGTGTTCCTGAGTTTTGATCCTCTCAGAAGAAGCTGCTGTGGTGAGAGAGGGTACTTTGCTCCCTTAAGCTCCATAGTACCAATAAATGAGTACAAGTTAGCATTCGGGTCTTCACATTTGATAAAAGCCTCAAAGTCCCTGAAATTGAGCTCTTCGCGCAATGACAATGTTACTTCTAGTCCTTGTTTAAGTTTCAGATTTGTTTCCCCGTCAAGGTTCATTGTCTCTACATAGCAAACAGCATCCTCGTAGCTAGAAGAAAGCAGGACAAGGTCTGCCGGAAAAAACTCGTTTTTCTCTACCTTCAATATATCTCCAACTCTTAGTGTCTTCCATTCCCTAAGATCGAAATTCCCATTGCCTTGGTGCACTCTAACTTTTCTGTTATTCACCTCAATATCCTAAAAGCATGGAAATTTCCAGATGATGAGAAAGATATACAAATGAAAAATGGATTGATCCAACCTAATGCAAAAGCAAGACAAACTATTCAATGATATGTCAACCCCAGTTCTTAACTATGTAGCTTAATACAACATAGAACTCGGATTCGGAACAAGATAACAAACAATGTTTAGACACAGAGCATCCTATTAAGATCATCTAATCCAACTCTAATCAATCAACAACCACTCAGacaaaatcattcaaagtacCTGTTGTTTCCGGCGCCAATCTTCTACACCCTCTTTAAACATAGTAGCGAGNNNNNNNNNNNNNNNNNNNNNNNNNNNNNNNNNNNNNNNNNNNNNNNNNNNNNNNNNNNNNNNNNNNNNNNNNNNNNNNNNNNNNNNNNNNNNNNNNNNNNNNNNNNNNNNNNNNNNNNNNNNNNNNNNNNNNNNNNNNNNNNNNNNNNNNNNNNNNNNNNNNNNNNNNNNNNNNNNNNNNNNNNNNNNNNNNNNNNNNNNNNNNNNNNNNNNNNNNNNNNNNNNNNNNNNNNNNNNNNNNNNNNNNNNNNNNNNNNNNNNNNNNNNNNNNNNNNNNNNNNNNNNNNNNNNNNNNNNNNNNNNNNNNNNNNNNNNNNNNNNNNNNNNNNNNNNNNNNNNNNNNNNNNNNNNNNNNNNNNNNNNNNNNNNNNNNNNNNNNNNNNNNNNNNNNNNNNNNNNNNNNNNNNNNNNNNNNNNNNNNNNNNNNNNNNNNNNNNNNNNNNNNNNNNNNNNNNNNNNNNNNNNNNNNNNNNNNNNNNNNNNNNNNNNNNNNNNNNNNNNNNNNNNNNNNNNNNNNNNNNNNNNNNNNNNNNNNNNNNNNNNNNNNNNNNNNNNNNNNNNNNNNNNNNNNNNNNNNNNNNNNNNNNNNNNNNNNNNNNNNNNNNNNNNNNNNNNNNNNNNNNNNNNNNNNNNNNNNNNNNNNNNNNNNNNNNNNNNNNNNNNNNNNNNNNNNNNNNNNNNNNNNNNNNNNNNNNNNNNNNNNNNNNNNNNNNNNNNNNNNNNNNNNNNNNNNNNNNNNNNNNNNNNNNNNNNNNNNNNNNNNNNNNNNNNNNNNNNNNNNNNNNNNNNNNNNNNNNNNNNNNNNNNNNNNNNNNNNNNNNNNNNNNNNNNNNNNNNNNNNNNNNNNNNNNNNNNNNNNNNNNNNNNNNNNNNNNNNNNNNNNNNNNNNNNNNNNNNNNNNNNNNNNNNNNNNNNNNNNNNNNNNNNNNNNNNNNNNNNNNNNNNNNNNNNNNNNNNNNNNNNNNNNNNNNNNNNNNNNNNNNNNNNNNNNNNNNNNNNNNNNNNNNNNNNNNNNNNNNNNNNNNNNNNNNNNNNNNNNNNNNNNNNNNNNNNNNNNNNNNNNNNNNNNNNNNNNNNNNNNNNNNNNNNNNNNNNNNNNNNNNNNNNNNNNNNNNNNNNNNNNNNNNNNNNNNNNNNNNNNNNNNNNNNNNNNNNNNNNNNNNNNNNNNNNNNNNNNNNNNNNNNNNNNNNNNNNNNNNNNNNNNNNNNNNNNNNNNNNNNNNNNNNNNNNNNNNNNNNNNNNNNNNNNNNNNNNNNNNNNNNNNNNNNNNNNNNNNNNNNNNNNNNNNNNNNNNNNNNNNNNNNNNNNNNNNNNNNNNNNNNNNNNNNNNNNNNNNNNNNNNNNNNNNNNNNNNNNNNNNNNNNNNNNNNNNNNNNNNNNNNNNNNNNNNNNNNNNNNNNNNNNNNNNNNNNNNNNNNNNNNNNNNNNNNNNNNNNNNNNNNNNNNNNNNNNNNNNNNNNNNNNNNNNNNNNNNNNNNNNNNNNNNNNNNNNNNNNNNNNNNNNNNNNNNNNNNNNNNNNNNNNNNNNNNNNNNNNNNNNNNNNNNNNNNNNNNNNNNNNNNNNNNNNNNNNNNNNNNNNNNNNNNNNNNNNNNNNNNNNNNNNNNNNNNNNNNNNNNNNNNNNNNNNNNNNNNNNNNNNNNNNNNNNNNNNNNNNNNNNNNNNNNNNNNNNNNNNNNNNNNNNNNNNNNNNNNNNNNNNNNNNNNNNNNNNNNNNNNNNNNNNNNNNNNNNNNNNNNNNNNNNNNNNNNNNNNNNNNNNNNNNNNNNNNNNNNNNNNNNNNNNNNNNNNNNNNNNNNNNNNNNNNNNNNNNNNNNNNNNNNNNNNNNNNNNNNNNNNNNNNNNNNNNNNNNNNNNNNNNNNNNNNNNNNNNNNNNNNNNNNNNNNNNNNNNNNNNNNNNNNNNNNNNNNNNNNNNNNNNNNNNNNNNNNNNNNNNNNNNNNNNNNNNNNNNNNNNNNNNNNNNNNNNNNNNNNNNNNNNNNNNNNNNNNNNNNNNNNNNNNNNNNNNNNNNNNNNNNNNNNNNNNNNNNNNNNNNNNNNNNNNNNNNNNNNNNNNNNNNNNNNNNNNNNNNNNNNNNNNNNNNNNNNNNNNNNNNNNNNNNNNNNNNNNNNNNNNNNNNNNNNNNNNNNNNNNNNNNNNNNNNNNNNNNNNNNNNNNNNNNNNNNNNNNNNNNNNNNNNNNNNNNNNNNNNNNNNNNNNNNNNNNNNNNNNNNNNNNNNNNNNNNNNNNNNNNNNNNNNNNNNNNNNNNNNNNNNNNNNNNNNNNNNNNNNNNNNNNNNNNNNNNNNNNNNNNNNNNNNNNNNNNNNNNNNNNNNNNNNNNNNNNNNNNNNNNNNNNNNNNNNNNNNNNNNNNNNNNNNNNNNNNNNNNNNNNNNNNNNNNNNNNNNNNNNNNNNNNNNNNNNNNNNNNNNNNNNNNNNNNNNNNNNNNNNNNNNNNNNNNNNNNNNNNNNNNNNNNNNNNNNNNNNNNNNNNNNNNNNNNNNNNNNNNNNNNNNNNNNNNNNNNNNNNNNNNNNNNNNNNNNNNNNNNNNNNNNNNNNNNNNNNNNNNNNNNNNNNNNNNNNNNNNNNNNNNNNNNNNNNNNNNNNNNNNNNNNNNNNNNNNNNNNNNNNNNNNNNNNNNNNNNNNNNNNNNNNNNNNNNNNNNNNNNNNNNNNNNNNNNNNNNNNNNNNNNNNNNNNNNNNNNNNNNNNNNNNNNNNNNNNNNNNNNNNNNNNNNNNNNNNNNNNNNNNNNNNNNNNNNNNNNNNNNNNNNNNNNNNNNNNNNNNNNNNNNNNNNNNNNNNNNNNNNNNNNNNNNNNNNNNNNNNNNNNNNNNNNNNNNNNNNNNNNNNNNNNNNNNNNNNNNNNNNNNNNNNNNNNNNNNNNNNNNNNNNNNNNNNNNNNNNNNNNNNNNNNNNNNNNNNNNNNNNNNNNNNNNNNNNNNNNNNNNNNNNNNNNNNNNNNNNNNNNNNNNNNNNNNNNNNNNNNNNNNNNNNNNNNNNNNNNNNNNNNNNNNNNNNNNNNNNNNNNNNNNNNNNNNNNNNNNNNNNNNNNNNNNNNNNNNNNNNNNNNNNNNNNNNNNNNNNNNNNNNNNNNNNNNNNNNNNNNNNNNNNNNNNNNNNNNNNNNNNNNNNNNNNNNNNNNNNNNNNNNNNNNNNNNNNNNNNNNNNNNNNNNNNNNNNNNNNNNNNNNNNNNNNNNNNNNNNNNNNNNNNNNNNNNNNNNNNNNNNNNNNNNNNNNNNNNNNNNNNNNNNNNNNNNNNNNNNNNNNNNNNNNNNNNNNNNNNNNNNNNNNNNNNNNNNNNNNNNNNNNNNNNNNNNNNNNNNNNNNNNNNNNNNNNNNNNNNNNNNNNNNNNNNNNNNNNNNNNNNNNNNNNNNNNNNNNNNNNNNNNNNNNNNNNNNNNNNNNNNNNNNNNNNNNNNNNNNNNNNNNNNNNNNNNNNNNNNNNNNNNNNNNNNNNNNNNNNNNNNNNNNNNNNNNNNNNNNNNNNNNNNNNNNNNNNNNNNNNNNNNNNNNNNNNNNNNNNNNNNNNNNNNNNNNNNNNNNNNNNNNNNNNNNNNNNNNNNNNNNNNNNNNNNNNNNNNNNNNNNNNNNNNNNNNNNNNNNNNNNNNNNNNNNNNNNNNNNNNNNNNNNNNNNNNNNNNNNNNNNNNNNNNNNNNNNNNNNNNNNNNNNNNNNNNNNNNNNNNNNNNNNNNNNNNNNNNNNNNNNNNNNNNNNNNNNNNNNNNNNNNNNNNNNNNNNNNNNNNNNNNNNNNNNNNNNNNNNNNNNNNNNNNNNNNNNNNNNNNNNNNNNNNNNNNNNNNNNNNNNNNNNNNNNNNNNNNNNNNNNNNNNNNNNNNNNNNNNNNNNNNNNNNNNNNNNNNNNNNNNNNNNNNNNNNNNNNNNNNNNNNNNNNNNNNNNNNNNNNNNNNNNNNNNNNNNNNNNNNNNNNNNNNNNNNNNNNNNNNNNNNNNNNNNNNNNNNNNNNNNNNNNNNNNNNNNNNNNNNNNNNNNNNNNNNNNNNNNNNNNNNNNNNNNNNNNNNNNNNNNNNNNNNNNNNNNNNNNNNNNNNNNNNNNNNNNNNNNNNNNNNNNNNNNNNNNNNNNNNNNNNNNNNNNNNNNNNNNNNNNNNNNNNNNNNNNNNNNNNNNNNNNNNNNNNNNNNNNNNNNNNNNNNNNNNNNNNNNNNNNNNNNNNNNNNNNNNNNNNNNNNNNNNNNNNNNNNNNNNNNNNNNNNNNNNNNNNNNNNNNNNNNNNNNNNNNNNNNNNNNNNNNNNNNNNNNNNNNNNNNNNNNNNNNNNNNNNNNNNNNNNNNNNNNNNNNNNNNNNNNNNNNNNNNNNNNNNNNNNNNNNNNNNNNNNNNNNNNNNNNNNNNNNNNNNNNNNNNNNNNNNNNNNNNNNNNNNNNNNNNNNNNNNNNNNNNNNNNNNNNNNNNNNNNNNNNNNNNNNNNNNNNNNNNNNNNNNNNNNNNNNNNNNNNNNNNNNNNNNNNNNNNNNNNNNNNNNNNNNNNNNNNNNNNNNNNNNNNNNNNNNNNNNNNNNNNNNNNNNNNNNNNNNNNNNNNNNNNNNNNNNNNNNNNNNNNNNNNNNNNNNNNNNNNNNNNNNNNNNNNNNNNNNNNNNNNNNNNNNNNNNNNNNNNNNNNNNNNNNNNNNNNNNNNNNNNNNNNNNNNNNNNNNNNNNNNNNNNNNNNNNNNNNNNNNNNNNNNNNNNNNNNNNNNNNNNNNNNNNNNNNNNNNNNNNNNNNNNNNNNNNNNNNNNNNNNNNNNNNNNNNNNNNNNNNNNNNNNNNNNNNNNNNNNNNNNNNNNNNNNNNNNNNNNNNNNNNNNNNNNNNNNNNNNNNNNNNNNNNNNNNNNNNNNNNNNNNNNNNNNNNNNNNNNNNNNNNNNNNNNNNNNNNNNNNNNNNNNNNNNNNNNNNNNNNNNNNNNNNNNNNNNNNNNNNNNNNNNNNNNNNNNNNNNNNNNNNNNNNNNNNNNNNNNNNNNNNNNNNNNNNNNNNNNNNNNNNNNNNATCAGACTTTCAGAATCTCTAAAACCctgaaattatattaaagtaATGTCTTTTGAATAGGAGCAAGAAAGGCCAAATTTTGATGCGTCTCAAGAGCATTACACTGAATAAAGTTGGGATTTTTTGGCTGTCAAAATGAGGATGACATGTGAAAACAGAGGTACCCAGGATAAAACTTTAGGGGAAATGGACAAAGAGACAATGATACCTTTGATTGTATCCGACGACCTCGTAGTTTATGAGTCTCTTCTTCACCTTTTCATTTCCCGAGAAATTTCTCGGAAAAAATCTGGTGAAGAGACAGACAAAGGAAATCtaaagattaaattttgtgGAAATTATAGAAAGAAATCTGAAGAGAAAAGGGTAAAGAATCTGAAAGATTTCAATCTGTAATCTCTTAATTTGGAAACTGGGTGGGGTTTTAAATGCATGAACAAAAAGTCTTGGGGTTTTTTAATGCATCAACTTAAATATTGGAAACTAATTAAGAAGTTTTCAGCATTTTATAGACTTTTTGAATTTCGTGATTGGTTGACTTAATCGAAaagaagatttttattttttttttgtgattggaAATTAAGAAGATTTCGTTTTCTATAAATCTAATTATTTCCTCCTTAAATGTCAATATTTTCTtggatataaaaaaatcaattttccaattaaaaaaaacgatttGTGTATATATCTGCGTGTGAAGAAGATCGAAGAGATCATGCCAAGATCGTTTaaacttaaaccaaaatcaagagTTTTGAAGCGCACAAAGGCTTGTCACACACAATGACACAATA
Coding sequences within:
- the LOC104743529 gene encoding probable phospholipid-transporting ATPase 12, giving the protein MFKEGVEDWRRKQQDIEVNNRKVRVHQGNGNFDLREWKTLRVGDILKVEKNEFFPADLVLLSSSYEDAVCYVETMNLDGETNLKLKQGLEVTLSLREELNFRDFEAFIKCEDPNANLYSFIGTMELKGAKYPLSPQQLLLRGSKLRNTDYIYGVVIFTGPDTKVVQNSREPPSKRSMIERKMDKIIYLMFLMVISLAFFGSVLFGISTREDFQNGVMKRWYLKPDDSTIFFDPKRVSMAAMFHFLTALMLNSYFIPISLYVSIEIVKVVQSIFINRDIHMYYEEADKPAHARTSNLNEELGQVGTILSDKTGTLTCNSMEFIKCSIAGTAYGRGVTEVEMAMDRRKGSALVNQSNGISTEDVVSAEPVVKGFNFRDERVMDGKWVTETHADVIQKFFQLLAVCHTVIPEVDEDTGKVSYEAESPDEAAFVIAARELGFEFFSRTQTTISVRELDLVTGERIERLYKVLNVLEFSSSRKRMSVIVQDQDGKLLLLCKGADSVMFERLSERGRKYEKETRDHVNEYADAGLRTLILAYRELGENEYEMFTERISEAKNSVSADREALIDEVTEKIERNLVLLGATAVEDKLQNGVPDCIDKLAQAGIKIWVLTGDKMETAINIGFACSLLRRDMKQIVINLETPEIQQLEKSGEKDAIAEALKESVLCQITSGKAQLKASGGNSKALALIIDGKSLAYALEEDMKGIFLELAIGCASVICCRSSPKQKALVTRLVKTGSGQTTLAIGDGANDVGMLQEADIGVGISGVEGMQAVMSSDIAIAQFRYLERLLLVHGHWCYRRISKMICYFFYKNITFGFTLFLYEAYTSFSATPAYNDWYLSLYSVFFTSLPVICLGIFDQDVSAPFCLKFPVLYQEGVQNLLFNWRRILSWMSHGFCSAIIIFFLCKSSLESQAFNHEGKTAGRDILGGTMYTCVVWVVSLQMVLTISYFTLIQHLVVWGSVVMWYIFLMVYGSLPIRVSTDAYMVFLEALAPAPSYWITTLFVVLSTMMPYFIFSAIQMRFFPMSHGTIQLLRYEDQCSNSGNFEMERQRSARPLVMSSHQPES